In a genomic window of Streptomyces koelreuteriae:
- a CDS encoding FAD-dependent monooxygenase: MSLVVVVGAGPVGLSAALALRGHGIPVVVLEADPEDRERPGSRALFVHRETLGLLDAMLPGLAAEITSYGRTWHTRRTLYRGREVYARTFPPPSGPPPFTSLRQTDTERFLRAACEGAGVEFVWGARVAGLSTSETEVRLTGEDGRVWTGAYAVAADGARSAVRRELGIPMEGTHGEGFHVVVDVADVPGAELPLERVFHYEHPGVGGRSVMRVPFTGGFQVDLQCRDDDAQEEYGTEEAVRRWLPGVVGDGYGERIMWVSTYRFLRKVAASFTDPHGRVLLAGEAAHLFPPFGARGMNSGIADAAAAAEAIAAGTGEAVARFAEVRRAAGLFNSAAAGTALDHLRPHRRTVRVRQRAAAALAPVLPWCGSWLEHAPYGPRNGAPAVAGRKY, translated from the coding sequence ATGAGCCTGGTCGTGGTCGTGGGCGCCGGACCCGTGGGCCTGTCGGCGGCTCTGGCGCTGCGCGGGCACGGAATCCCGGTCGTGGTGCTGGAGGCCGACCCGGAGGACCGGGAACGGCCGGGCAGCAGGGCCCTGTTCGTGCACCGGGAGACCCTCGGCCTGCTGGACGCGATGCTGCCCGGCCTCGCCGCCGAGATCACCTCGTACGGGCGGACCTGGCACACCCGGCGCACCCTCTACCGGGGGCGTGAGGTCTACGCCCGCACCTTCCCGCCGCCGTCCGGACCGCCGCCCTTCACCAGCCTGCGCCAGACGGACACCGAACGGTTCCTGCGCGCGGCCTGCGAAGGCGCCGGAGTCGAGTTCGTGTGGGGCGCGCGGGTGGCGGGCCTGAGCACCTCGGAGACGGAGGTCCGGCTGACGGGCGAGGACGGGCGGGTGTGGACGGGCGCGTACGCCGTGGCCGCCGACGGCGCCCGCTCGGCGGTCCGGCGCGAGCTGGGCATCCCCATGGAGGGCACGCACGGCGAGGGCTTCCATGTCGTGGTGGACGTCGCCGACGTGCCGGGCGCGGAGCTGCCGCTGGAGCGGGTCTTCCACTACGAGCATCCCGGGGTCGGCGGGCGCAGTGTGATGCGGGTGCCGTTCACCGGCGGCTTCCAGGTCGACCTGCAGTGCCGGGACGACGACGCGCAGGAGGAGTACGGCACCGAGGAGGCCGTACGGCGCTGGCTGCCCGGGGTCGTCGGGGACGGCTACGGCGAGCGGATCATGTGGGTGTCGACGTACCGCTTCCTGCGCAAGGTGGCGGCCTCGTTCACCGACCCGCACGGGCGGGTGCTGCTGGCCGGGGAGGCGGCGCATCTCTTCCCGCCGTTCGGGGCACGCGGCATGAACAGCGGGATCGCGGACGCGGCGGCCGCCGCCGAGGCGATCGCCGCGGGGACCGGCGAGGCGGTCGCGCGCTTCGCCGAGGTGCGGCGGGCGGCGGGCCTGTTCAACAGCGCCGCCGCCGGTACGGCCCTGGACCATCTGCGGCCGCACCGCCGTACCGTCCGGGTCAGACAGCGTGCGGCGGCGGCCCTGGCGCCGGTGCTGCCGTGGTGCGGATCGTGGCTGGAGCACGCGCCGTACGGGCCCCGGAACGGGGCGCCGGCCGTCGCGGGCCGCAAGTACTGA
- a CDS encoding aminotransferase class IV: MTRPAVAEGVWTWTPGRGLAPAPDQEAGGRLLVADSWLLRKGRVRAYARHRERFSRSCVECGGPEPRRLVAFWQDVTAALPRTGEWFPRVELAAGSLELRLLVRPAPPLGSEIRLWAAGQPDPRTVPRRKGPDLETLARVRSRAVGEGAEEAVLIAPSGTVLESATASVLWWEDDTLCLPPPGLPVLPGVTAGLIQERALRSGIRVAHRERTVAELDGREVWLVNALHGIRPVTGWTGRPMRVPPVERAGEWRTWLDGLMEPLPS, translated from the coding sequence GTGACTCGACCGGCGGTGGCGGAAGGCGTGTGGACGTGGACGCCCGGCCGTGGCCTGGCGCCCGCCCCGGACCAGGAGGCCGGGGGGCGGCTGCTCGTCGCGGACTCGTGGCTGCTGCGCAAGGGCCGGGTGCGAGCCTATGCCCGGCACCGGGAGCGGTTCTCGCGGTCCTGCGTCGAGTGCGGCGGGCCGGAGCCGCGCCGGCTCGTCGCGTTCTGGCAGGACGTGACCGCCGCGCTGCCGCGCACGGGCGAGTGGTTCCCGCGGGTGGAACTCGCGGCGGGCTCCCTGGAGTTGCGGCTGCTGGTGCGGCCCGCCCCGCCGCTCGGCTCCGAGATCCGGCTGTGGGCGGCGGGCCAGCCCGACCCGCGGACCGTGCCCCGCCGCAAGGGCCCGGACCTGGAGACCCTGGCCCGGGTGCGCAGCCGGGCCGTGGGCGAGGGCGCGGAGGAGGCGGTGCTGATCGCGCCCTCGGGCACGGTGCTGGAGTCGGCCACCGCGAGCGTGCTGTGGTGGGAGGACGACACCCTGTGCCTGCCCCCGCCCGGGCTGCCCGTGCTGCCGGGTGTGACGGCCGGGCTGATCCAGGAGCGGGCGCTGCGGTCCGGGATCCGGGTCGCGCACCGCGAGCGGACCGTGGCCGAGCTGGACGGCCGTGAGGTGTGGCTGGTGAACGCGCTGCACGGGATCCGGCCCGTGACGGGCTGGACGGGACGCCCGATGCGGGTGCCTCCGGTGGAGCGGGCCGGGGAATGGCGGACCTGGCTGGACGGCCTTATGGAGCCGCTGCCGAGCTGA
- a CDS encoding carboxymuconolactone decarboxylase family protein, with protein sequence MSESPSLSRVALKKITPDVSVAMGSLHAAAVSAAQDAKVEPELLELVRIRASQINGCAFCLDLHTKDARAQGETEQRLYTLNAWRETPFFTERERAALALTEAVTLVHDGRVPDAVYAEAAEVFDENQIAALIWAATVINAYNRIAIATRMVPKN encoded by the coding sequence ATGAGTGAAAGCCCTTCCCTATCCCGCGTCGCGCTGAAGAAAATCACCCCGGACGTCTCCGTCGCCATGGGTTCCCTGCACGCCGCCGCCGTTTCCGCGGCGCAGGACGCAAAAGTCGAACCGGAACTGCTCGAACTGGTCAGGATCCGCGCCTCGCAGATCAACGGCTGCGCGTTCTGCCTCGACCTGCACACCAAGGACGCCCGCGCCCAGGGCGAGACCGAGCAGCGCCTGTACACCCTGAACGCCTGGCGGGAGACGCCCTTCTTCACCGAGCGGGAGCGCGCAGCGCTGGCGCTGACCGAGGCCGTGACCCTGGTCCACGACGGTCGCGTCCCGGACGCGGTGTACGCCGAGGCGGCCGAGGTCTTCGACGAGAACCAGATCGCGGCATTGATCTGGGCGGCCACCGTCATCAATGCCTACAACCGCATCGCGATAGCCACGCGTATGGTGCCGAAGAACTGA
- the pdxR gene encoding MocR-like pyridoxine biosynthesis transcription factor PdxR, producing the protein MAEPWATLGIDLHVEPTGPGLRRGLTDALREAVRSGRLAPGTRLPSSRALAADLGIARNTVADAYADLAAEGWLTARQGSGTRVAERTVVPPAGTAPHPRARTRPAYDLRPGSPDLASFPRAEWLKAARRALTAAPYDALDYGDPRGRPELRAALAGYLSRARGVRADPERIVVCAGFAHGLKLLGTVLRARGARTVAVESYGLDVHGRLLAASGLDTTPLPFDGLGTDPGELSGADAILLTPAHQFPMGVPLHRDRRTAVVDWARRTGGLVLEDDYDGEFRYDRQPVGALQGLDPDRVIYLGTASKSLAPGLRLAWMVLPPGLAEEVAAAKGGVDTCGVLDQLTLAEFLASGAYDRHVRATRLRYRRRRDALVAAVAARAPGARVTGIAAGLHVLLRLPPGTEQSVVQAAHWRGLALHGLARYTHPAAQAAPVDALVVGYGTPPDHAWSGALDALCAVLPG; encoded by the coding sequence ATGGCGGAACCATGGGCCACTCTGGGCATCGACCTGCATGTGGAGCCGACCGGCCCGGGCCTGCGCCGGGGGCTGACCGACGCCCTGCGCGAGGCGGTGCGCTCCGGCCGGCTGGCCCCCGGCACCCGGCTGCCCTCCTCCCGCGCGCTCGCCGCCGACCTGGGCATCGCCCGCAACACGGTCGCCGACGCCTACGCCGACCTGGCCGCCGAGGGCTGGCTCACCGCCCGGCAGGGCTCGGGGACCCGGGTCGCCGAGCGGACGGTCGTCCCGCCGGCCGGTACGGCACCCCACCCCCGCGCCCGCACCCGCCCGGCCTACGACCTGCGCCCCGGCAGCCCCGACCTCGCTTCCTTCCCGCGCGCCGAGTGGCTCAAGGCCGCCCGCCGCGCCCTCACCGCCGCCCCGTACGACGCGCTGGACTACGGCGACCCCCGGGGCCGCCCGGAGCTGCGGGCCGCGCTCGCCGGCTATCTGTCCCGGGCCCGGGGCGTACGCGCCGACCCCGAACGGATCGTGGTGTGCGCCGGGTTCGCGCACGGTCTGAAGCTGCTCGGCACGGTCCTGCGGGCACGCGGGGCTCGGACCGTCGCGGTCGAGTCGTACGGGCTCGACGTGCACGGCAGGCTCCTCGCCGCGTCCGGCCTGGACACCACCCCGCTGCCCTTCGACGGACTGGGCACGGACCCCGGCGAGTTGTCGGGCGCCGACGCCATCCTGCTCACCCCCGCCCATCAGTTCCCCATGGGCGTGCCCCTGCACCGCGATCGCCGTACGGCCGTCGTGGACTGGGCGCGCCGCACCGGCGGGCTGGTGCTGGAGGACGACTACGACGGTGAGTTCCGCTACGACCGTCAGCCCGTGGGCGCGCTCCAGGGCCTGGACCCCGACCGGGTGATCTACCTCGGCACCGCCAGCAAGTCCCTCGCCCCCGGGCTGCGGCTGGCCTGGATGGTGCTGCCGCCCGGCCTCGCCGAGGAGGTCGCGGCGGCGAAGGGCGGCGTCGACACCTGCGGAGTCCTGGACCAGCTCACCCTGGCCGAGTTCCTCGCCTCCGGGGCCTACGACCGCCATGTGCGCGCGACCCGCCTGCGCTACCGGCGCCGCCGGGACGCCCTGGTCGCCGCCGTCGCCGCCCGCGCTCCCGGGGCCCGGGTCACCGGCATCGCGGCCGGGCTGCACGTCCTGCTGCGGCTGCCGCCCGGCACCGAGCAGTCGGTGGTCCAGGCGGCCCACTGGCGGGGGCTCGCGCTCCACGGACTCGCCCGCTACACCCACCCCGCCGCGCAGGCCGCTCCGGTCGACGCCCTGGTCGTCGGATACGGCACACCCCCGGACCACGCCTGGTCCGGGGCGCTGGACGCGCTGTGCGCGGTACTGCCCGGATAA
- a CDS encoding carboxymuconolactone decarboxylase family protein yields MTTHTDDTTPATSAEYAAERPARLEWAKHAPDVYKAMVRLDTAARQGLDHTLYELVKIRASQVNHCAFCIDMHTKDALAAGESVERIMQLGAWDESRHFYTEKELAALELTEAVTVLTDGFVPDAVYERAARHFEEAELAQLIAAITVINAWNRFGVTCRMAPGHYQPGQYK; encoded by the coding sequence ATGACCACGCACACCGATGACACGACGCCCGCGACCAGTGCGGAGTACGCCGCCGAGCGGCCCGCCCGCCTGGAGTGGGCCAAGCACGCGCCCGACGTCTACAAGGCGATGGTCCGGCTCGACACCGCCGCCCGGCAGGGCCTGGACCACACGCTGTACGAGCTGGTGAAGATCCGCGCCTCGCAGGTCAACCACTGCGCCTTCTGCATCGACATGCACACCAAGGACGCCCTCGCGGCGGGTGAGAGCGTCGAGCGGATCATGCAGCTCGGCGCCTGGGACGAGTCGCGGCACTTCTACACCGAGAAGGAGCTCGCGGCGCTGGAGCTGACGGAGGCCGTGACGGTCCTGACGGACGGTTTCGTGCCGGACGCGGTGTACGAGCGGGCCGCGCGGCACTTCGAGGAGGCGGAGCTGGCGCAGCTGATCGCCGCGATCACGGTGATCAACGCCTGGAACCGGTTCGGCGTGACCTGCCGGATGGCCCCGGGGCACTACCAGCCGGGCCAGTACAAGTGA
- a CDS encoding carboxymuconolactone decarboxylase family protein, with translation MTPRTRLLDPAVGGAMAALSKVAKRGLGDPALAELVVIRASQLNHCAFCLDMHLALAREYGVSEKQLDLLAAWEEAEDVFDERERAALALTEAVTLLTEGSVPDEVYENAAKHFDEARLAHLIGLVVAINNWNRVMVSRRIPPGGHTP, from the coding sequence GTGACGCCCCGGACCCGGCTGCTCGACCCGGCGGTCGGCGGGGCCATGGCCGCCCTCAGCAAGGTCGCCAAGCGGGGCCTCGGCGACCCGGCGCTCGCCGAACTCGTCGTGATCCGCGCCTCGCAGCTCAACCACTGCGCGTTCTGCCTCGACATGCATCTCGCGCTCGCCCGCGAGTACGGGGTGAGTGAGAAGCAGCTCGACCTGCTGGCCGCGTGGGAGGAGGCCGAGGACGTCTTCGACGAGCGGGAGCGGGCCGCGCTGGCGCTGACGGAGGCGGTGACCCTGCTGACGGAGGGCTCCGTGCCCGACGAGGTGTACGAGAACGCCGCCAAGCACTTCGACGAGGCCCGGCTGGCCCATCTGATCGGGCTGGTCGTCGCCATCAACAACTGGAACCGGGTGATGGTGAGCCGCCGGATCCCGCCGGGGGGTCACACGCCATGA
- a CDS encoding isocitrate lyase/PEP mutase family protein gives MSKAEVFRALHHHRVPGDPLVLPGPWDAASARVFEEAGFPALATPSAGVAASLGYEDGRTPADEMFAAVARIVRAVDVPVSADVEGGYGLAPKELVERLLETGAVGCNLEDSEDGVLKDPRAHADWLAEVRAAAGDRLFVNARVDTFSCGVADPGRAIERAALYVAAGADCVYPIGAPYEVLPLLRAGTQGPINIGAPTDEGPSPAELGARGATRITFGPRLQRRAARALREIAAQLT, from the coding sequence ATGAGCAAGGCCGAAGTGTTCCGCGCCCTGCACCACCACCGGGTGCCCGGTGATCCGCTCGTGCTGCCCGGTCCCTGGGACGCGGCCAGTGCGCGGGTGTTCGAGGAGGCGGGCTTCCCCGCGCTCGCCACGCCCAGCGCCGGGGTCGCCGCGTCCCTCGGGTACGAGGACGGGCGGACCCCGGCCGACGAGATGTTCGCCGCGGTCGCCCGGATCGTCCGGGCCGTCGACGTGCCGGTGTCGGCGGACGTCGAGGGCGGCTATGGACTCGCCCCGAAGGAGCTGGTGGAGCGGCTGCTGGAGACGGGGGCGGTGGGCTGCAATCTGGAGGACTCCGAGGACGGGGTGCTCAAGGACCCGCGCGCACACGCCGACTGGCTGGCCGAGGTGCGGGCGGCGGCCGGTGACCGGCTCTTCGTGAACGCCCGTGTGGACACCTTCTCCTGCGGGGTGGCCGATCCCGGACGGGCCATCGAGCGGGCCGCGTTGTACGTCGCCGCGGGCGCCGACTGCGTCTATCCGATCGGGGCCCCGTACGAGGTGCTGCCGCTGCTGCGGGCCGGGACGCAGGGGCCGATCAACATCGGGGCCCCGACGGACGAAGGCCCCTCACCCGCCGAACTCGGCGCGCGAGGGGCCACCCGGATCACCTTCGGGCCGCGACTCCAGCGGCGGGCCGCACGGGCCCTGCGGGAGATCGCCGCTCAGTTGACGTAG
- a CDS encoding ABC transporter substrate-binding protein, which yields MRVRTTALIAAVGSLALLTGCGAADMTKQASPFANAQGAKSVTLSVQSWVGAQANVAVAQYLLEHELGYRVDTVQVDEVPAWDALSQGRVDALLEDWGHPEQEQRYVKDKKTIAPGGGLGVTGHIGWFVPTYFAKKHPDITNWKNLNKYADQFRTPESGSKGQLMDGSPSYVTNDKALVKNLKLDYQVVFAGSEAAQITQMKQFAKEKKPFLTYWYSPQWLFKKVPMTEVKLPEYKEGCDADLEKVACAYPHTPLQKYLNADFAKNGGKAAAFLKKFKWTTEDQNEVSLMIADKKMTPEDAAKKWVDSHKSTWKKWLS from the coding sequence ATGCGAGTCCGTACGACTGCCCTGATCGCCGCCGTGGGTTCCCTGGCGCTGCTCACCGGCTGCGGCGCCGCCGACATGACCAAGCAGGCCTCGCCCTTCGCCAACGCGCAGGGCGCCAAGTCCGTGACCCTGTCCGTGCAGTCCTGGGTGGGCGCGCAGGCCAATGTGGCCGTCGCCCAGTACCTCCTGGAGCACGAGCTGGGCTACCGCGTCGACACCGTCCAGGTCGACGAGGTGCCCGCCTGGGACGCCCTCAGCCAGGGCCGCGTCGACGCGCTCCTGGAGGACTGGGGCCACCCCGAGCAGGAGCAGCGCTACGTCAAGGACAAGAAGACGATCGCGCCCGGCGGCGGACTCGGCGTCACCGGCCACATCGGCTGGTTCGTCCCGACGTACTTCGCCAAGAAGCACCCGGACATCACGAACTGGAAGAACCTCAACAAGTACGCCGATCAGTTCCGCACCCCGGAGAGCGGCAGCAAGGGCCAGCTGATGGACGGTTCGCCGTCCTATGTCACCAACGACAAGGCGCTGGTGAAGAACCTGAAGCTGGACTACCAGGTGGTGTTCGCCGGCTCCGAGGCGGCGCAGATCACCCAGATGAAGCAGTTCGCCAAGGAGAAGAAGCCCTTCCTCACCTACTGGTACTCCCCGCAGTGGCTGTTCAAGAAGGTCCCGATGACCGAGGTGAAGCTGCCGGAGTACAAGGAGGGCTGCGACGCCGACCTGGAGAAGGTCGCCTGCGCCTACCCGCACACGCCGCTGCAGAAGTACCTCAACGCGGACTTCGCCAAGAACGGCGGCAAGGCGGCGGCCTTCCTGAAGAAGTTCAAGTGGACGACCGAGGACCAGAACGAGGTCTCCCTGATGATCGCCGACAAGAAGATGACCCCGGAGGACGCGGCGAAGAAGTGGGTGGACAGCCACAAGTCCACCTGGAAGAAGTGGCTGTCCTGA
- a CDS encoding ABC transporter permease has product MATITASPPRVGLPALLKSPAVRKLLLLALAAAILVPLANARWASGSWPTALTVDFSEPLAKASDWIIDNRDSHPLFLYFFGHVSNVVVIAVRAVYLGLLAVGWAGVTALGALVAWRVAGVRLALGTGVAFLACGLLGMWVPTMQTLALMVVAVLASVLVGAVLGLAAGLSDRMDRVLRPVLDTMQVLPAFAYLLPVVLVFGIGVPAAVLATVIYAAPPMARLTSLGLRGADKEVLEAVESLGSTARQRLLTARIPLARKELLLGLNQTIMMALSMAVIAAVIGAGGLGDRVYQALASVDVGAALAAGIPIVLLAVVLDRVTGAAGERLGAEPEPRQGLGWLYALVAFAAVAVAGRLVGRLDWPESWVVGIAEPVNRAVDWMTAHLYSGVPVIGGTADWAGHFTTWVLDPMRDGLQGLPWWSVLLIVAALAWVIGTWRTALTAVLAMAAIGALGVWKPSLDTLSQVLAAVAVTLVLGFATGIAAARSDRLERLLRPVLDVFQTMPQFVYLIPVVALFGVGRAPAVAAAIVYALPAVVRITTQGLRQVDPAALESSSSLGATSWQQLRQVQLPLARPALLLAVNQGLVLVLAVVVIGGLVGGGALGYDVVFGLAQGDLATGLVAGGAIVCLGLMLDRVTQPTERRAKKGA; this is encoded by the coding sequence ATGGCGACCATCACCGCGTCCCCGCCCCGCGTGGGCCTGCCCGCCCTCCTCAAGAGCCCCGCCGTCCGCAAGCTGCTGCTGCTCGCCCTGGCCGCCGCGATCCTCGTGCCGCTGGCGAACGCCCGCTGGGCGAGCGGCAGCTGGCCGACCGCCCTGACCGTCGACTTCTCCGAGCCGCTCGCCAAGGCCAGCGACTGGATCATCGACAACCGCGACAGCCACCCGCTGTTCCTGTACTTCTTCGGCCACGTCAGCAATGTCGTCGTCATCGCCGTACGAGCCGTCTACCTCGGCCTCCTGGCTGTCGGCTGGGCGGGCGTCACGGCCCTCGGCGCGCTGGTCGCCTGGCGCGTCGCGGGCGTCCGGCTCGCGCTCGGCACGGGCGTCGCGTTCCTGGCCTGCGGCCTGCTCGGCATGTGGGTGCCGACCATGCAGACGCTCGCCCTGATGGTCGTCGCGGTCCTCGCGTCGGTCCTCGTGGGCGCAGTGCTCGGGCTCGCCGCCGGGCTCTCCGACCGGATGGACCGCGTCCTGCGCCCGGTCCTGGACACCATGCAGGTGCTCCCGGCCTTCGCCTATCTGCTGCCCGTCGTGCTGGTCTTCGGCATCGGCGTCCCGGCGGCCGTCCTGGCCACCGTCATCTACGCCGCCCCGCCCATGGCCCGGCTCACCTCGCTCGGTCTGCGCGGAGCCGACAAGGAGGTGCTGGAGGCGGTCGAGTCGCTCGGCTCCACCGCGCGCCAGCGGCTGCTGACGGCCCGTATCCCGCTGGCCCGCAAGGAACTCCTGCTCGGCCTCAACCAGACCATCATGATGGCGCTGTCGATGGCCGTCATCGCGGCCGTCATCGGCGCGGGCGGTCTCGGTGACCGCGTCTACCAGGCGCTGGCCTCGGTCGACGTCGGTGCCGCGCTCGCCGCCGGTATCCCGATCGTGCTGCTGGCCGTCGTCCTGGACCGCGTCACGGGCGCGGCGGGGGAGCGGCTCGGCGCCGAACCGGAGCCCCGGCAGGGACTCGGCTGGCTGTACGCCCTGGTCGCCTTCGCCGCCGTGGCGGTCGCCGGGCGTCTCGTCGGCCGGCTCGACTGGCCCGAGTCGTGGGTCGTCGGCATCGCCGAGCCCGTCAACCGCGCGGTCGACTGGATGACCGCGCATCTCTACTCCGGCGTCCCCGTCATCGGCGGCACCGCCGACTGGGCCGGCCACTTCACCACCTGGGTCCTCGACCCGATGCGCGACGGCCTGCAAGGGCTGCCCTGGTGGTCGGTGCTGCTGATCGTCGCCGCCCTGGCCTGGGTGATCGGCACCTGGCGCACCGCGCTCACCGCCGTCCTCGCCATGGCCGCGATCGGCGCCCTCGGCGTCTGGAAGCCCTCCCTCGACACCCTGTCGCAGGTCCTCGCCGCCGTCGCCGTCACCCTCGTCCTCGGCTTCGCCACCGGCATCGCGGCGGCCCGCAGCGACCGTCTGGAGCGGCTGCTGCGTCCCGTCCTCGACGTGTTCCAGACGATGCCGCAGTTCGTGTACCTGATCCCGGTCGTCGCCCTGTTCGGCGTCGGCCGCGCCCCGGCCGTCGCGGCCGCGATCGTCTACGCGCTGCCGGCCGTCGTCCGCATCACCACCCAGGGCCTGCGCCAGGTCGACCCGGCCGCGCTGGAGTCCTCCAGCTCGCTCGGCGCGACCAGCTGGCAGCAGCTGCGGCAGGTCCAGCTCCCGCTGGCCCGCCCGGCGCTGCTCCTCGCCGTCAACCAGGGCCTCGTCCTGGTCCTCGCCGTCGTCGTCATCGGCGGCCTGGTCGGCGGTGGCGCGCTCGGCTACGACGTGGTCTTCGGCCTCGCCCAGGGCGACCTGGCGACCGGTCTGGTGGCCGGCGGGGCGATCGTCTGCCTCGGCCTGATGCTCGACCGGGTGACCCAGCCCACCGAGCGACGTGCGAAGAAGGGAGCGTGA
- a CDS encoding quaternary amine ABC transporter ATP-binding protein produces the protein MTEIPTLEPPTEQTMDTTPVFSVEGLWKVFGPKAERVPADPELTALDPAELRSRTGCTAAVRDVSFDVRKGEVFVVMGLSGSGKSTLVRCLTRLIEPTAGTIAIDGEDVRAMDRSRLRELRRHRAAMVFQHFGLLPHRTVLDNVAYGLEIQGMGKAERRERAAEVVAKVGLEGMEHRRPSQLSGGQRQRVGLARALAVDPAVLLFDEPFSALDPLIRREMQEEVVRLHREEGRTMVFITHDLQEALKLGDRIALMRDGRVVQLGTPEEIVGSPADDYVREFVRDVPREQVLTVRTAMRNPSADQDGSGPAVRPDATVSEAIEAVARAGAPARVVDEGRCVGVVDSDTLLGVVAGTEQPAPPGTEKSKEAV, from the coding sequence ATGACCGAGATCCCGACCCTCGAACCCCCCACGGAGCAGACCATGGACACCACCCCCGTCTTCTCGGTGGAGGGCCTGTGGAAGGTGTTCGGCCCCAAGGCCGAGCGCGTTCCCGCCGACCCCGAGCTCACCGCCCTCGACCCCGCCGAGCTGCGCTCCCGCACCGGCTGCACGGCCGCCGTCCGCGACGTCAGCTTCGATGTGCGCAAGGGCGAGGTATTCGTCGTCATGGGCCTGTCCGGCTCCGGCAAGTCCACGCTGGTGCGCTGTCTGACCCGGCTCATCGAGCCGACGGCCGGCACCATCGCCATCGATGGCGAGGACGTCCGCGCCATGGACCGCTCCCGGCTGCGCGAACTGCGCCGCCACCGCGCCGCCATGGTCTTCCAGCACTTCGGCCTGCTGCCGCACCGCACGGTCCTCGACAACGTCGCCTACGGCCTGGAGATCCAGGGCATGGGCAAGGCCGAGCGCCGTGAGCGCGCCGCCGAGGTCGTCGCCAAGGTCGGTCTGGAAGGCATGGAGCACCGCCGCCCCAGCCAGCTCTCCGGCGGCCAGCGGCAGCGCGTCGGCCTCGCCCGCGCGCTCGCCGTCGACCCCGCGGTCCTGCTCTTCGACGAGCCGTTCAGCGCCCTCGACCCGCTCATCCGGCGCGAGATGCAGGAGGAGGTCGTCCGGCTGCACCGCGAAGAGGGCCGCACGATGGTCTTCATCACCCACGACCTCCAGGAGGCCCTCAAGCTGGGCGACCGCATCGCCCTGATGCGCGACGGCCGGGTCGTGCAGCTCGGCACGCCCGAGGAGATCGTGGGCTCGCCCGCCGACGACTACGTCCGCGAGTTCGTCCGGGACGTCCCGCGCGAGCAGGTCCTCACCGTCCGCACGGCGATGCGCAACCCCTCGGCCGACCAGGACGGCAGCGGACCGGCCGTCCGGCCCGACGCGACCGTCTCCGAGGCGATCGAGGCGGTCGCCCGCGCCGGCGCCCCGGCCCGGGTCGTGGACGAGGGCCGCTGCGTGGGCGTCGTCGACTCCGACACGCTGCTCGGTGTCGTCGCCGGCACGGAGCAGCCAGCTCCGCCCGGGACGGAGAAGTCCAAGGAGGCGGTGTGA